The window CATATTTCTCTAGCAATTCTGTAGGTGTTCCCGATTCACCGAAGGAATCATTAACTCCCACATATTCCAACGGAGCTGGATTGTTTCTGATCAATGTTTGTGCGATGCTATCACCAAGTCCACCATTGAGTTGATGCTCTTCAGCAGATACTGCGCAACCTGTCTTCCTAACAGAAGCTAAAATCGCTTCTTCATCCAATGGCTTAATCGTATGGATATTGATCACTTCTGCAGAAATACCTTCTTCTCTTAACATTGCCTCTGCAACAACCGCTTCCCAAACTAAGTGACCTGTAGCAAAAATCGTCACATCTGTTCCCTCAATCATGTGCCAAGCTTTTCCGATTTCAAACTTCTGATCAGCAGGTGTGAATATCGGCCAACTAGGACGTCCGAATCTTAGGTAAACTGGACCTTCGAATTCAGCGATCGCTATCGTGGCTGCTTTGGTTTGATTATAATCACAAGGATTGATCACAGTCATATGGGGAAGCATTTTCATCATTCCCACATCTTCTAAGATCTGATGCGTAGCACCATCTTCTCCCAAAGTCAAACCTGCGTGAGAAGCACAGATTTTTACATTCTTATCAGAATAAGCTACTGATTGTCTGATCTGATCATAAACTCTACCTGTAGAGAAATTAGCAAAAGTTCCTGTAAAGGGAATTTTACCGCCAATTGTCATCCCTGCAGCCAAACCAATCATGTTTGCTTCAGCTATACCTACTTGAAAAAACCTTTCTGGAAATTCTTTTTGAAAAGCTCCCATTTTCAAAGAACCAATCAAATCTGCACAAAGACCTACCACGTTTGGGTTTCTTCTACCTGCTTCAAGCAAACCATCGCCAAAACCTGATCGTGTATCTTTTTTCTCTGTATATGTATATTTTAAATCTAATGTCTTATCCATTTTCTAGTTAATTAATAATCTCCTAAAGTTTCTTCTAATTGGCCTAGGGCATTTTCAAGTTGCTCATCACTTGGGGCAATTCCATGCCATTTGTGAGTTCCCACCATAAAATCAACCCCGTAACCCATTTCAGTATGCAATAGAATTAAGACAGGCTTTCCTTTTCCAGTTAATGACTTAGCTTTTTCCAATCCTTCAAGGACTGCTTCCATGTCGTTACCTTTCAAGGTTTCGATCACTTCCCAGCCAAAGGCTTCCCATTTTGCCCTCAAGTCTTTCAAATCCATTACTTCTTTGGTAGGGCCGTCGATCTGTTGTCTATTGAAATCAATCGTCGCGATCAAGTTGTCTACTTTATGATGTGCTGCGTACATGCAGGCCTCCCAAACTTGACCTTCTTGCTGCTCCCCATCACCCATCAATACATAAACTAAGCGATCATCCTTATCAATTTTTTTGACTTGAGCAGCGCCGATTGCGGCAGAAAGTCCTTGACCTAAGGAACCAGAAGCGATTCTAATTCCAGGAAGATTCTCTTCTGTAGCTGGATGTCCTTGAAGACGGCTGTTCAATTTTCTGAAAGTTTTCAATTCTTCCGCTGAAAAATAGCCACTTCTTGCCAATACGGAATACCATACAGGTGAAATGTGACCATTTGACAAAAAGAATAGATCTTCATTATTTCCATTCATATTAAAATTACTATCGTGCTTCATTTGGTTGAAATAAAGTGCGACGAAGAATTCCGTACAGCCTAAAGAGGCTCCAGGATGGCCAGACTGCACTGCATGAACCATGCGAAGGATGTCACGTCTGACTTGGCTTGAAATTTTTGTGAGTTGTGCTAAAGGTTGTTTCTCCATTGGTTTGGAATATTGTTATTTAAGAATTTGATTCGTATGTTCTTTGGTTTTTACTTTATCGATGATCTCCTCAATTTTCCCTTCTTCATCAATAATAAACGTTGTTCTAGCTGTCCCCATGTATTTTCGACCATACATAGATTTTTCTACCCAAGTACCAAAAGCTTCATGTACAGACTTGTCTTCATCTGCTATCAATGTAAATGGTAACTCCTGTTTTTCGATAAATTTTTGATGTGATTTTTGAGAGTCAGAGCTAACTCCTAAAACAACATAACCCGCTTTTTGCAATGCTTCGTAATTATCTCTCAGGTTGCATGCTTGGGCAGTACAGCCGGGAGTATTGTCTTTTGGATAAAAATAAAGGACTACTTTCTTTCCTTTGAAATCTGAAAGCTTGATCACATTTCCATTTTGATCTTTTGATTCAAACTGTGGCGCTAATTTTCCTACTTCTAATGACATCTTGTTTTTGTTTTAAAGGTTAAGTTTATTTTATCGTCCCTGACCAGGTGGATTCATTCCCTGCCATATCATGAACTTTTAATAAAACCTCTCCTCTGAAAGGTTGTTTATCATTTTTTTCAGACCAGATTAAAGCCTGCTTGTGTTCATATCGCATCAAAACCCATTCTCCGTCTACAAACGCTTCAAAATCTTTAATCCCAGACTTATTATCTGATATTCTAAACCTTATTTCGTTTGAATTAATGCGAATTGGGAGAATTTTTGGAGGCACTTCATCAGTATCGATTACAAAAGTACCAAAATTTCTTGTTTTAAATTGTATGTCATCACCTTCCCAAATGCTCCCTACAAAACTTTTCCTTCCATTAGCCGCAACAGAATAAATATGTGATTTATTCTTATTTCCTCGATATTTTGTTTGGTGAATTTTGACAGCAAGATTCTGTTGAAGGTAGTCTCCTGAAGGATTGATACTTAAAACCAGTGAGTTGTCAGTTTGATTGAGATTCATTCTTAAAAACAAATCATCCAAAAGTGTATTCTCTTCAAAATCTAAGCTAACATTTCCATTAGTGAAATAAAGCTTTTCTCCATAGGGAATTCTAGTAATCACTTTGGGATGTATCATCTCTGTGCAAACATCCAAAGAGTCAGGAACTCCATAAGTCATGTCCCAAAGGTAAACCCTCCTTCCTTTTTCTTCATAGGCTGGAGGGATTTCCATAATTCTATCACCAACAAATACTTTAGCTAAGCTCCCTTCTTTCGAAAGTTTTGTATTGATCGCAATTACCTCTCTTTCGTACTTAATAATGGTCGGTGAATTATCAGATTGAAGTGTGGTAGCTTGAAAATCTATGCTTTCGCCTTCGACATCTAAAGTTAAAACTCTCGTGTTCCCAAAAAAATCTTTCAAATTAACTTGAAAAGATTTTTTCTCTCCTTCCAAAGCTGAAATTTTCCCTTGAGTTAAAGAGTCCACATCATATAATTCTAATGGATTGTTTGGGTATGGGTACAAGCGTACAAATCGATTAAGGTATGAATGCGTCAGCAAAAACCTTCCTTGATTGAAATCAATATGATCCACATTGATCCGGAAAATAGGCTTACCATTTTCCAAAAGTTCATAAACCGGAACTCCGAAAATATTCCCGACACCATCTTGCTTGTCTACCGCATACACTTCCAAACCTACTCTTCCTGATATTTTTATATCTCTTGGAAGGACATATCTCCCACCCTCAAGAATAGGTGTGAATTCCTGTCTTTCGAATTTTCCATCCACACGAGATTCATAATCTAGAGGACGCAAGGCTACTTTATAGAGTATTGGTGGCGTATTATCTACTATTTCCTTGTCAAAACCAAAAGCAAATGGATCAATCGCTCTATCTAAACTATCTCTAATCTCAAAGTGCAAATGTGGTCCACCCGATCCGCCTGTATTTCCACCATTTCCAATGATCTCTCCTCTAGTAACTCGAAGCGAAGTTTCATCAAAATAGACTTCCAAATCATTCTTGCGCTCGGTATACATTTCCTGACGCATGCGTTCAGAAATTTTATCTGAGAATTTTTGCAAATGGGCATAAACTGAAGACTGTCCATTATAATGTTTGATATAAAGCACATTGCCATAGCCGTAAGAGGAAACCTTAGCACGATAGACATAGCCATCTGCTATCACTCTGATCGGTTCGCCATCTACGCCACCAATTTTGACATCTATCCCGCTGTGAAAGTGATTAGGCCTGATTTCAGAAAAATTTCCTGATAAGTAATTTCGCTGTCCGGGTTTGACTGGAAAGAGATAATCTTGAGCAGATAAATTCAGACTCAAGAAGTAAATAAATAAAATTATTGACTTATTTAATTTCAAAATCCAATAATTTTTGATCTTCTATGAATGCCTCTAATCTATCTCCAATATTGACTTTACCTACTCCTGCGGGCGTTCCTGTAAATATTAAATCCCCTTTTTTCAAAGTGAAAAATTGAGAAACATACTCTATAATCACCCCAAAATCAAAGAGCATCATCGATGTGTTTCCCTTTTGCCTTTTTGCACCATTAATCAAAAGATGAAAATTGATATCGTTGAAGTCTTTAAATTCAGAAACGGATAAAAACTCTCCTACTGGTGCCGACCCATTAAATCCTTTGGCGATTTCCCATGGAAGTCCTTGAGCTTTACATTGATCTTGAAGATCTCTAGCGGTAAAATCTATTCCAATTCCAATTTCATCAAAATATCTATGAGCAAATTCCTTTTTGATATATTTACCTTCCTTATTGATTTTAAGGACTAATTCTACTTCGTGATGGATGTTTTCTGAAAAATCTGGATGAAAAAACGGCATATTGTTTTTCAAAACCGCAGTATCAGGCTTCATAAATACAACAGGAGCGAAAGGTCTTTCGTTGTTGAGCTCTTCAATATGCTCCACATAATTTCTACCTATGGCAATGATCTTCATATTTCTTAAATTTTTATTGCATCAATAATAATCACTAGCTTGAAGTCTTAAATATAAGCAAGTAAAATTTATTAAGTGTATTTTATACATTTATTTTTTAATATAAGCTTCAATCAACTTTTCAGCACATCTTTCACCATCCATAGCTGCGGAAACAATTCCTCCTGCATATCCCGCACCTTCAGCACAAGGATACAATCTTTTGATTATGGGATGTTCAAAACTTTCCTTATCTTTTGGAATCCTTACAGGCGAAGAAGTCCTACTTTCAACACCTATCAACTGAGATTCATTGGTAAAATAGCCTTTCATTTTATTTCCAAATGCTTTGAATCCATCAGCTAATCTCGAAGCGATAAAATCTGGCAATACGTCGTGCATATTGACTGAGTTTAAACCTGGTTGATATGAAGTTTCCAAAAGGGATGTACTTTCTTTTCGATTTACAAAATCAATCATTCTTTGTGCAGGAGCAGTTTGTGTTTCTCCTCCTGCTTTCCATGCAGATTTTTCAATTTCTGCTTGGAACATCATCGCTGCCAAAGGGCCATATTTTTCATATTGTGGCAAGTCTTCTAACTCAACTGCCACGACTATTCCGGAATTGGCAAATTTACTATCTCTTCTGCTAGGACTCATGCCATTGACTACTAATTCTCCTGGGGAAGTAGCAGCAGGAACGATAAAACCTCCTGGGCACATGCAGAACGAAAATACTCCTCGTTGCTTGCCTTTGAATTTGGTTTGATGAACCAAGGAATAACTTGAAGCTGGCAAATACGGTCCTCGATCGGTTTCGCAATGATATTGAATCTTATCAATAAGATTTTGACTGTGTTCTATCCTCACGCCAAGTGCGAAAGGTTTAGCCTCGATCAAGATTTTTTTCTGATGTAATAAATGATAAATGTCTCTCGCTGAATGTCCTGTTGCCAGAATCACTCCAAGACCTATGATTTTTTCCCCATCTTGGGTAACCACACCTTTCATTTCATTATTTTCAAGAATAAAATCGACAACTTTGGTATTAAAAAGTACTTCGCCACCTGCTTGAAGGATTGACTCTCTTAATTCGGTGACGATTTTAGGGAGTTTATTTGTCCCAATATGAGGGTGTGCATCAACAAGGATTTCCTCAGTTGCACCATGGGAAACGAAAATCTCCATAATTCTTCTGATATCCCCTCTTTTCTTGGATCGGGTGTAGAGTTTACCATCAGAATACGTCCCTGCTCCTCCTTCTCCAAAACAGTAATTGGATTCAGGGTTGACGACATGGTCTTTGTTGATCGCTGCAAGGTCTCTTCGCCGAGCACGGACATCATTTCCCCGCTCGATCAATATCGGCTTGACGCCAAGTTCTATCGCTCTCAATGCCGCAAACATTCCAGCTGGACCTGCTCCAACGATAATGATTTGTTCTGAATTCCTGACATTTTGATAAGCTTTTGAAGCTTCCAGCATTGGTGGAACGAGCTCATCAATAAAAACTTCAGCGGTCACGTTCACTTTCACTTGTCTTCCTCTCGCATCAATGGAGCGCTTGGTCTGTCGCGCACGAACATCTGTTTGACTCCCCGAGATTCCAATTCTTTTGGAAACTGTCTCTTGAAATACCACCTCGTCATAGGCCTCCTGAGGTGTGAGTTGTAATTGAATTTCTTTTTTCATTTTAATGTAAGGTATTTATCCTTAAAGGTTTGGGAAATTAAATGATTTGAAGATTGGAAAATTGTAAGATTGGTGGATAGTGGTTAAAATTTTTTAATGTTGGAAAGTTTTAAGGTTGTGGGAGTTTGGAAGATTTGCTAAGTGGATTTGGATTGGAAAGTCTTTTGTTTCTTGGTTCTTGACTCTCGCTTCTGGCATCTCAAATCTAGCTTCTCCCCTTTCACATTTCCTCTCCAAAGATCTCTTTCACTACCCATCCTTTTCCCCATTCGGCTTTTTCTTGATCGGTCCAGATTTCTGGGTAGAAAATGACTTTTTGAAATCGAGGTGGCAAGTATTTTTGCCAGTTTGTCCCACCCGTAGCAGCTATATCAACGGGGTCTCTTTGCAAATATCTAACTGCTGATTTGTAATGTGCCAAAGGCCAAAACACATTTGCTTTCAAATCCAAAGTTTGCATTAATTTCTTGAGTTCTTCGTCTTTATCAGCGCAAGATTGGTATTGCTTCCAGATATTTTTAGACTTATTTGAGTCAATTAGCTCTTTCAATTCCTTGCCATATTTGATCTCGAAAGTCTTTAGGGTCAAAGTTTTTTCGCCAGTTGCAAGTTCTATAGCTCCTTGTTGCCAATAGAGATTGTTGAACAAGTCGTCGGTAGTCATGTTATTTGATATGGAGTCCCTTTTATCAACATGAATTAGATTTGCTACGTCAGATGAAAGAATCTCAATCACCCTATATTGAGCACTTTGGAACCCACTAGACGGAAGAAGTGACATCCTGAATTTAAGAAACTGTTCTCTTTCCATCCCTTTCCACATCACTGCAAAAGAAGAAATCAAATGATCAAAATACATGATGACTCTTTCCAATCTTTCTTTAAAAAAGTCAGCTTTGATCTCTTGTTGTTCAGCAATCTGCTCAAGTTCCCAAATGATCAATTTGAAATAGAGTTCTGTGATTTGATGATAAATGATAAAAATCTTCTCATCTTTAAAAGAAGTCTTGGGCTGCTGCAGGGAAAGTAAAATATCCAGATTGATATAATCCCAATAGTTGAGATAGTCAGCATAAAGCAAGCCTTCCAAATAGGAAGACAAATCTTGTCCAGAAGCTTTGAATTTCCTTTGTAACAGT is drawn from Belliella baltica DSM 15883 and contains these coding sequences:
- a CDS encoding NAD(P)/FAD-dependent oxidoreductase; its protein translation is MKKEIQLQLTPQEAYDEVVFQETVSKRIGISGSQTDVRARQTKRSIDARGRQVKVNVTAEVFIDELVPPMLEASKAYQNVRNSEQIIIVGAGPAGMFAALRAIELGVKPILIERGNDVRARRRDLAAINKDHVVNPESNYCFGEGGAGTYSDGKLYTRSKKRGDIRRIMEIFVSHGATEEILVDAHPHIGTNKLPKIVTELRESILQAGGEVLFNTKVVDFILENNEMKGVVTQDGEKIIGLGVILATGHSARDIYHLLHQKKILIEAKPFALGVRIEHSQNLIDKIQYHCETDRGPYLPASSYSLVHQTKFKGKQRGVFSFCMCPGGFIVPAATSPGELVVNGMSPSRRDSKFANSGIVVAVELEDLPQYEKYGPLAAMMFQAEIEKSAWKAGGETQTAPAQRMIDFVNRKESTSLLETSYQPGLNSVNMHDVLPDFIASRLADGFKAFGNKMKGYFTNESQLIGVESRTSSPVRIPKDKESFEHPIIKRLYPCAEGAGYAGGIVSAAMDGERCAEKLIEAYIKK
- a CDS encoding M23 family metallopeptidase — translated: MSLNLSAQDYLFPVKPGQRNYLSGNFSEIRPNHFHSGIDVKIGGVDGEPIRVIADGYVYRAKVSSYGYGNVLYIKHYNGQSSVYAHLQKFSDKISERMRQEMYTERKNDLEVYFDETSLRVTRGEIIGNGGNTGGSGGPHLHFEIRDSLDRAIDPFAFGFDKEIVDNTPPILYKVALRPLDYESRVDGKFERQEFTPILEGGRYVLPRDIKISGRVGLEVYAVDKQDGVGNIFGVPVYELLENGKPIFRINVDHIDFNQGRFLLTHSYLNRFVRLYPYPNNPLELYDVDSLTQGKISALEGEKKSFQVNLKDFFGNTRVLTLDVEGESIDFQATTLQSDNSPTIIKYEREVIAINTKLSKEGSLAKVFVGDRIMEIPPAYEEKGRRVYLWDMTYGVPDSLDVCTEMIHPKVITRIPYGEKLYFTNGNVSLDFEENTLLDDLFLRMNLNQTDNSLVLSINPSGDYLQQNLAVKIHQTKYRGNKNKSHIYSVAANGRKSFVGSIWEGDDIQFKTRNFGTFVIDTDEVPPKILPIRINSNEIRFRISDNKSGIKDFEAFVDGEWVLMRYEHKQALIWSEKNDKQPFRGEVLLKVHDMAGNESTWSGTIK
- a CDS encoding transketolase: MEKQPLAQLTKISSQVRRDILRMVHAVQSGHPGASLGCTEFFVALYFNQMKHDSNFNMNGNNEDLFFLSNGHISPVWYSVLARSGYFSAEELKTFRKLNSRLQGHPATEENLPGIRIASGSLGQGLSAAIGAAQVKKIDKDDRLVYVLMGDGEQQEGQVWEACMYAAHHKVDNLIATIDFNRQQIDGPTKEVMDLKDLRAKWEAFGWEVIETLKGNDMEAVLEGLEKAKSLTGKGKPVLILLHTEMGYGVDFMVGTHKWHGIAPSDEQLENALGQLEETLGDY
- a CDS encoding transketolase family protein; amino-acid sequence: MDKTLDLKYTYTEKKDTRSGFGDGLLEAGRRNPNVVGLCADLIGSLKMGAFQKEFPERFFQVGIAEANMIGLAAGMTIGGKIPFTGTFANFSTGRVYDQIRQSVAYSDKNVKICASHAGLTLGEDGATHQILEDVGMMKMLPHMTVINPCDYNQTKAATIAIAEFEGPVYLRFGRPSWPIFTPADQKFEIGKAWHMIEGTDVTIFATGHLVWEAVVAEAMLREEGISAEVINIHTIKPLDEEAILASVRKTGCAVSAEEHQLNGGLGDSIAQTLIRNNPAPLEYVGVNDSFGESGTPTELLEKYGLNAENIVKAAKKAIARK
- a CDS encoding tryptophan 2,3-dioxygenase family protein, producing the protein MTPAETQKDITEKIELLQRKFKASGQDLSSYLEGLLYADYLNYWDYINLDILLSLQQPKTSFKDEKIFIIYHQITELYFKLIIWELEQIAEQQEIKADFFKERLERVIMYFDHLISSFAVMWKGMEREQFLKFRMSLLPSSGFQSAQYRVIEILSSDVANLIHVDKRDSISNNMTTDDLFNNLYWQQGAIELATGEKTLTLKTFEIKYGKELKELIDSNKSKNIWKQYQSCADKDEELKKLMQTLDLKANVFWPLAHYKSAVRYLQRDPVDIAATGGTNWQKYLPPRFQKVIFYPEIWTDQEKAEWGKGWVVKEIFGEEM
- a CDS encoding fumarylacetoacetate hydrolase family protein, which codes for MKIIAIGRNYVEHIEELNNERPFAPVVFMKPDTAVLKNNMPFFHPDFSENIHHEVELVLKINKEGKYIKKEFAHRYFDEIGIGIDFTARDLQDQCKAQGLPWEIAKGFNGSAPVGEFLSVSEFKDFNDINFHLLINGAKRQKGNTSMMLFDFGVIIEYVSQFFTLKKGDLIFTGTPAGVGKVNIGDRLEAFIEDQKLLDFEIK
- the bcp gene encoding thioredoxin-dependent thiol peroxidase, translated to MSLEVGKLAPQFESKDQNGNVIKLSDFKGKKVVLYFYPKDNTPGCTAQACNLRDNYEALQKAGYVVLGVSSDSQKSHQKFIEKQELPFTLIADEDKSVHEAFGTWVEKSMYGRKYMGTARTTFIIDEEGKIEEIIDKVKTKEHTNQILK